GAAGATAGGTTCATTGCGTAAGTTGTTGGAAGATACCTCAACGCATCCATTTTTATCATTATATTTACTTCTTCCTCCATTCTGTTCAATGTGTAATCCTGAATTATAATGTTCTTTGCTGTCTCTATGTCGTTATTTTTTAATGCCATGAATGCTTTATCCAAATTTAAAAGGACGTTGTTTCCCATTCTTTCGAAGGTATTCAAAATTTCCTTTAAGATTATGTCAGTGTCAAATTTTATATTCAACTTAGATAGCTTTTCTAAATCCACTACATAGGGATGTCTTACAACACCCTCATCAATTAGGGGTTTTAGAAGCTTTGCCACATATCTCCTACTAACACCTAAGATATTTGCTATCTCGTCTTGTGTTTCTGGTTTATCCTCCATAATAACCTTCAATATTGCTGCCAATGTAGCATCCTTTCCCCTAAGCATGACTTCCACCTATACATATTTCATGAATTTTTTGTATATTAAATAGCATGTAATTAATGTGGACAATAATGTCCCTGATAAAATCATCCACATAATAACAATCTGAATCTCTGCAGCACGTATCGGATCTGCTCCACTCAAAAGCATCCCTACCATTGCTCCCGGAATAAAAATAAGACCCACTGTTTTAGTTCTATTCATTTGAGGGATTAACGCAGCTTTTATAGCATTTCTTATAAATGGTTTCATCGCCTGATAATCATTTGCTCCCAATGCCAAATAACCCCATAAAATATCTTTATTTGACTTTAAGTCATTTAAAAGCCTCTCTAAACATAAAGTGATTGAATTCATTGAATTGCCTATAACCATACCAACAAGAGGGATTATGTATTGTGGTTTCAACTCAACAATCCCAGAATAAATCAAAATTAGAAGTGATATTGTTGATGTAAAAAGTAGTGAAAAACATGAGGATAAAAAAATAATACTTCTTTCATTTATATTAATTTCATTTTTAATCATATATGACGCTATTAAT
The sequence above is a segment of the Methanotorris igneus Kol 5 genome. Coding sequences within it:
- a CDS encoding ABC transporter permease, translating into MISFLSTIVPAFIFVIMSIIIAYKEELGLEKKILIVCISALIQLLILGFIINIIFNLGLFFTFLMIFVMILIASYMIKNEININERSIIFLSSCFSLLFTSTISLLILIYSGIVELKPQYIIPLVGMVIGNSMNSITLCLERLLNDLKSNKDILWGYLALGANDYQAMKPFIRNAIKAALIPQMNRTKTVGLIFIPGAMVGMLLSGADPIRAAEIQIVIMWMILSGTLLSTLITCYLIYKKFMKYV
- a CDS encoding phosphate signaling complex PhoU family protein — protein: MLRGKDATLAAILKVIMEDKPETQDEIANILGVSRRYVAKLLKPLIDEGVVRHPYVVDLEKLSKLNIKFDTDIILKEILNTFERMGNNVLLNLDKAFMALKNNDIETAKNIIIQDYTLNRMEEEVNIMIKMDALRYLPTTYAMNLSSIASNIERCGDYISNISEEVVNGLKIKNKELQREIDEIYLIIREMFVEAMDILKTKKRDSKIFELEDKLHEKLEKIMEKVSKEKGENINYYIQFGMFLKDVERFGDRCVNIVEIARELYHGIPRSVLPEGLKKNL